A genome region from Gossypium hirsutum isolate 1008001.06 chromosome A04, Gossypium_hirsutum_v2.1, whole genome shotgun sequence includes the following:
- the LOC121227879 gene encoding probable 2-oxoglutarate-dependent dioxygenase AOP1 → MVPVIDFSNQNLKPGSPEWDLVKSQVREALEEYGCFEALFDPILELRKAVFGALQEVFDLPLQTKKLFVSDKPFCGYSCPPSGVFQSMAVDDAYIAENIEQYLTTSLWPQGNIAFSETLASFIQLTSELEKTILKMILESFGLEKYMDELTDIANYQLRIMKYEKPKANEQTIGVPAHCDTNMMTLLYQNEVNGLEIQNKDGEWMNMKFSPNSFIVMIGECLSVWLNGRLSSPYHRVLMKANEDRYSIGLFSTVRGGYMVKVPTELVDDKNPMLFKPHNHEEFLKYFSSEVAKGVFRSGAVIAPLKTYCAV, encoded by the exons ATGGTTCCAGTCATAGATTTCTCAAACCAAAACCTGAAACCGGGCAGCCCCGAATGGGATTTAGTGAAATCCCAAGTTCGGGAAGCACTGGAGGAGTACGGTTGTTTCGAGGCTTTGTTTGATCCAATCCTGGAGCTTCGAAAGGCAGTATTTGGGGCTTTGCAAGAGGTCTTTGACTTGCCTTTACAAACAAAAAAACTGTTTGTTTCCGATAAGCCCTTTTGTGGCTATTCGTGTCCTCCATCTGGTGTGTTTCAAAGCATGGCGGTGGATGATGCTTATATTGCTGAAAACATTGAACAATACCTCACCACCAGTTTATGGCCTCAGGGAAATATAGCTTTCAG TGAAACTCTGGCATCTTTCATTCAACTAacatcagagttagaaaagacaATTTTGAAGATGATTTTGGAGAGTTTTGGGCTTGAGAAATACATGGATGAGCTCACTGACATCGCAAACTATCAATTGAGGATCATGAAATATGAAAAGCCAAAAGCCAACGAGCAAACCATTGGGGTACCTGCACACTGTGACACTAATATGATGACCCTTTTGTATCAAAACGAGGTTAATGGATTGGAGATTCAAAACAAAGATGGTGAATGGATGAATATGAAGTTTTCCCCCAACTCTTTCATAGTCATGATTGGAGAGTGCCTTAGC GTATGGTTAAATGGTCGATTGTCTTCTCCTTATCATCGTGTCTTGATGAAGGCTAACGAAGATAGGTATAGCATTGGACTGTTTTCAACTGTAAGAGGAGGCTACATGGTAAAGGTTCCAACTGAGCTTGTGGATGACAAAAATCCCATGCTCTTCAAACCTCATAACCATGaagaatttttgaaatatttctcCTCCGAAGTAGCTAAAGGTGTTTTTAGATCTGGGGCTGTTATAGCTCCTCTTAAAACTTATTGTGCTGTCTAA